One Ricinus communis isolate WT05 ecotype wild-type chromosome 2, ASM1957865v1, whole genome shotgun sequence DNA segment encodes these proteins:
- the LOC8273606 gene encoding uncharacterized protein LOC8273606 encodes MSKMKYDRKPPLAKSPIRVRPGRVLRSTTTTSLQSPPGSLIKSQKLNPGPDMEELDLRPEYRSISWELRALARMVQDEFGKENATNAGERKSLSANSSPLFERGRFYDVYSARRNERLKRKTGETGEEGVKTPHNLGVNIESSKKRDTKKLQSLRKSVSAAYSVESSEIPRYSLRSLSKENKKPPLPVNYEKSVLANEKKVGARRVRKV; translated from the exons ATGTCAAAAATGAAGTACGACCGTAAGCCTCCCTTGGCTAAATCTCCAATCCGGGTCCGTCCCGGTCGTGTGCTCCGATCCACCACTACCACTTCTTTGCAATCTCCTCCAG GTTCTTTAATCAAGTCTCAGAAGCTAAATCCTGGTCCAGACATGGAAGAATTGGATCTCCGGCCGGAGTATCGCTCCATATCCTGGGAGTTAAGGGCTCTAGCAAGGATGGTGCAGGACgaatttggaaaagaaaatgcaacaAATGCAGGGGAAAGGAAAAGTTTAAGTGCTAACTCAAGTCCTTTATTTGAGAGAGGAAGGTTTTATGATGTTTACTCTGCGAGGAGAAATGAGAGACTGAAGAGAAAGACTGGGGAGACAGGTGAAGAAGGAGTGAAAACTCCGCACAATCTCGGAGTAAATATTGAATCTTCTAAGAAAAGGGATACTAAAAAGCTTCAAAGTTTGAGAAAATCAGTGTCTGCTGCTTACTCTGTGGAGAGCAGTGAGATCCCTAGGTATTCTTTGAGAAGTTTGAGTAAGGAGAATAAGAAGCCTCCTTTGCCTGTCAATTATGAGAAATCTGTTCTTgcaaatgaaaagaaagttgGGGCTCGAAGGGTTAGGAAAGTCTGA
- the LOC8273605 gene encoding cytochrome P450 87A3 yields METWSIYWLSFLSFIVISATHYLIYKWSNPKCNGKLPPGSMGFPLIGETIEFLIPSKSLDVPNFIKKRMRKYGPLFRTNLVGRPVAVSSDPDFNYYLLQQEGKLVERWYMDSFSKLLHHDVTQVISKHGSIHKYLRNLVLGHFGPEPLKEKLLPQLETGIRQRLQIWSKQPSIEAKSASSAMIFDFTAKVLFSYDPEKTKENIGESLSNFLQGLMSIPLNIPGTAFHRCLKNQKRAIKVITKLFEERRSNPEINKGDFLDQIVEDMKTDSFWTEEFAIYVMFGLNLASFETISSTLALAIKFLTDNPSVVDRLTEENEAILKNRENADSGLSWKEYKSMTYTHQVVNESLRLASVAPGILRRAITDIEVDGYTIPKGWTIMVVPAAVQLNPNTYKDPLAFDPSRWENMGSVAMAKNFIAFGGGSRSCAGAEFSRVLMAVFFHVFVTKYRWVKIKGGDMVRSPALGFGNGFHIKVTEKQE; encoded by the exons ATGGAGACGTGGTCTATTTACTGGCTCTCCTTTCTAAGCTTCATTGTAATAAGTGCAACACATTATTTGATTTACAAGTGGAGCAACCCTAAGTGTAATGGAAAGTTACCTCCTGGCTCCATGGGTTTTCCTTTGATTGGAGAGACCATAGAATTCCTCATTCCAAGCAAATCTCTAGATGTTCCGAATTTTATcaagaaaagaatgagaaa GTACGGTCCATTATTTCGAACAAATTTGGTGGGTAGGCCAGTTGCTGTATCATCGGATCCTGATTTCAACTATTACCTTCTTCAGCAAGAAGGGAAACTGGTGGAAAGATGGTATATGGACTCATTTTCTAAGCTTCTTCACCATGATGTTACACAAGTTATTTCAAAACATGGCTCCATACATAAATACCTAAGAAACTTAGTTTTGGGTCATTTCGGCCCTGAGCCCCTCAAGGAGAAGTTGCTGCCTCAGCTAGAGACTGGTATAAGACAAAGATTGCAGATTTGGTCTAAGCAGCCAAGCATCGAAGCCAAAAGTGCCAGTTCAGCT aTGATATTTGATTTTACTGCAAAAGTATTATTTAGCTATGACCCagaaaaaacaaaggaaaacaTAGGTGAAAGCTTAAGCAACTTCTTGCAAGGACTTATGTCAATCCCCTTAAATATTCCCGGTACAGCTTTTCATAGATGTTTAAAG AATCAGAAGAGGGCAATAAAAGTAATAACTAAGTTGTTTGAAGAGAGACGTAGTAATCCAGAGATTAATAAAGGAGACTTTCTTGATCAAATCGTGGAAGACATGAAAACCGACAGTTTTTGGACTGAAGAGTTTGCCATATACGTAATGTTTGGGCTAAACCTTGCCAGCTTTGAAACTATATCCTCTACTCTTGCTTTAGCCATTAAGTTTCTCACAGACAACCCTTCTGTAGTGGACAGATTGACG GAGGAGAATGAGGCAATCCTGAAGAACAGAGAAAATGCAGATTCAGGACTTTCATGGAAAGAATACAAATCCATGACCTATACTCATCAG GTTGTCAACGAATCGCTCCGGTTGGCGAGTGTTGCACCAGGAATTTTGAGAAGGGCAATAACAGACATTGAAGTTGACG GTTATACAATCCCAAAAGGTTGGACTATAATGGTCGTCCCGGCAGCTGTTCAACTGAATCCTAATACCTATAAAGATCCTCTTGCCTTTGATCCGTCAAGATGGGAA AACATGGGTTCTGTTGCAATGGCAAAGAACTTCATAGCTTTTGGAGGAGGCTCAAGATCTTGTGCGGGAGCAGAGTTCAGCAGGGTTTTAATGGCTGTATTTTTTCATGTCTTCGTCACTAAATACAG GTGGGTGAAAATCAAGGGAGGAGACATGGTCCGATCTCCAGCTCTAGGATTTGGCAATGGTTTTCACATAAAAGTTACAGAAAAGCAAGAATAA
- the LOC8273604 gene encoding butanoate--CoA ligase AAE1: protein MRSCDSNTPETERKRSIDKVTEMEGMIKCSANYVPLSPISFLERSAIAYRDSISIVYGDVKYTWRETHQRCIKLASALVHLGINRGDVVAALAPNIPALYELHFGVPMAGAVLCTLNVRHDSAMVSVLLRHSEAKVIFVDHQFLQIAQGALEILSKLGTKLPMFVLVQECGQPTPISSSGHLEFESLLAMGKLDFEVRRPNDECDPISLNYTSGTTSSPKGVIYSHRGAYLNSLAAVLLNDMVSMPIYLWCVPMFHCNGWCLTWGVAAQGGTHVCLRSVSPKGIFENIARYKVTHMGGAPTVLNMIINAPASDQKPLPGKVAVMTGAAPPPPRVLFAMEELGFNVTHSYGLTETYGPGTVCTWKPEWTSLPRDVQAKIKARQGLQHLGIEEVDIKDPVTMKSVPPDAKTIGEVMFRGNTVMNGYLKNLRATEEAFKGGWFRSGDLGVKHPDGYIELKDRSKDIIISGGENISTIEVESVLFSHPAVLEAAVVGSPDDHWGETPCAFVKLKDGCNASAQELIKYCRDHLPHYMAPRTVLFEDLPKTSTGKVQKYVLRKKASATGSLSKHKTSKL from the exons ATGCGATCCTGTGATTCAAACACTCcagaaacagaaagaaaaaggtcAATTGATAAGGTAACGGAGATGGAGGGTATGATCAAGTGTTCTGCTAACTACGTTCCTCTTTCTCCAATCAGCTTTCTCGAGCGTTCTGCGATTGCTTACAGAGACAGTATCTCCATAGTCTATGGTGATGTTAAGTACACTTGGAGAGAAACGCACCAGAGGTGCATCAAGCTCGCTTCTGCTCTTGTTCACCTTGGAATTAACCGTGGGGACGTG GTAGCTGCATTAGCCCCAAATATTCCGGCATTGTATGAGCTACATTTTGGTGTGCCAATGGCTGGGGCAGTTCTTTGTACACTTAATGTACGGCATGATTCAGCAATGGTGTCTGTGTTATTGAGACATTCAGAGGCCAAAGTCATTTTTGTGGACCACCAATTTCTCCAAATTGCTCAGGGAGCACTTGAAATTCTATCCAAGTTGGGAACCAAGCTGCCCATGTTTGTCTTAGTTCAGGAGTGTGGTCAGCCAACTCCCATATCCTCTTCTGGACACTTGGAATTTGAAAGTCTTCTAGCAATGGGAAAACTGGACTTTGAGGTAAGACGACCAAACGATGAATGCGACCCTATATCACTAAATTATACCTCGGGAACCACATCGAGTCCAAAAGGGGTGATTTATAGTCATAGAGGTGCCTATTTAAATTCCCTTGCAGCTGTTCTTCTAAATGATATGGTCTCTATGCCTATATATTTATGGTGTGTTCCTATGTTTCACTGTAATGGGTGGTGCCTCACCTGGGGTGTTGCTGCTCAAGGAGGCACGCATGTCTGTCTACGGAGTGTGTCTCCAAAAggaatatttgaaaatattgcTCGGTACAAGGTGACACACATGGGTGGTGCACCAACAGTTTTGAACATGATAATAAATGCACCAGCTAGTGACCAGAAGCCTCTTCCAGGAAAGGTAGCAGTGATGACAGGTGCCGCACCACCACCCCCTCGGGTACTTTTTGCAATGGAAGAACTTGGATTCAATGTGACGCACTCCTATGGTTTGACAGAAACTTACGGTCCTGGGACAGTTTGCACATGGAAACCTGAATGGACTTCCCTCCCTCGTGATGTGCAGGCCAAGATCAAAGCCCGTCAGGGGTTGCAACATCTTGGGATAGAGGAAGTTGATATAAAAGATCCAGTTACCATGAAGAGTGTGCCACCGGATGCAAAAACCATTGGTGAAGTTATGTTCAGAGGCAACACTGTGATGAATGGATATTTGAAGAACTTGAGAGCTACAGAAGAGGCATTTAAAGGTGGGTGGTTTAGGAGTGGGGACTTGGGGGTGAAACACCCTGATGGTTACATAGAGCTAAAGGACCGATCGAAGGACATTATAATTTCTGGGGGAGAAAATATTAGCACAATTGAGGTGGAATCTGTACTGTTTAGTCATCCAGCTGTTCTTGAAGCAGCTGTTGTTGGAAGTCCTGATGATCACTGGGGCGAAACACCTTGTGCGTTTGTGAAGTTGAAGGATGGATGTAATGCCAGTGCACAGGAACTTATCAAGTATTGTCGGGATCACTTGCCCCATTACATGGCACCTCGAACTGTTCTCTTTGAAGATTTGCCGAAAACTTCAACTGGAAAGGTGCAAAAATATGTTCTAAGGAAGAAAGCCAGTGCCACGGGCAGCCTTTCAAAACACAAAACTAGCAAACTGTAG
- the LOC8273603 gene encoding probable flavin-containing monooxygenase 1: MKKKIGIIGAGISGLLACKYAMQKGFNPMVFEARNCIGGVWCQTIESTKLQTPKKFYHFSDFAWPSSVKEHFPDHNQVMEYLQAYAVHFNILKRIKFNSRVTCIDFVTPSNEDMLSWNLWGGTGTAISPIGKWDITVQDVRDACAPVEVYQLDFVILCIGRYSDLPNIPNFPINKGPEVFGGQVLHSMDFAAMDNDCAAEFIENKRVTVIGFQKSAVDVAAEIASRNGVEHPCMLVFKTVHWTVPEHLLLLTFGGLTRFSELMVHKPGEGFFTWILATLLSPLLWIFSKLIECYLKWIYPLKKYNMIPAHGFLKQISSCMFTVLPDNFYGKVKEGSLILKKSESFCFNEKGLVIEGERSPMETDIVIFATGYKSDEKIKNIFKSNYFQNCITGSSAPFYRECIHPRIPQLAILGYADSPATLHTTEMRSKWLAHFLAGKFTLPTISEMEADVKKWEECMKYYAKESYRRSCISVLLQIHCNDQLCKDMGYNPIRKHCYLAELFSPYGPNDYKYLAYQ, encoded by the exons atgaagaagaaaattggGATTATCGGTGCTGGAATCAGTGGCCTACTTGCATGCAAATACGCAATGCAGAAGGGTTTCAACCCTATGGTATTTGAAGCTCGGAATTGCATAGGAGGGGTTTGGTGTCAAACTATAGAGTCTACCAAGCTTCAAACTCCCAAAAAATTTTACCATTTCTCGGATTTTGCTTGGCCGTCTTCTGTTAAAGAGCATTTCCCTGACCACAACCAGGTGATGGAGTACCTCCAAGCTTATGCTGTTCATTTTAACATACTTAAAAGGATCAAATTTAACTCCCGAGTTACCTGCATTGACTTTGTTACACCATCTAATGAGGATATGCTCTCTTGGAATTTGTGGGGTGGCACCGGTACCGCCATCTCCCCCATCGGGAAATGGGATATTACTGTGCAGGACGTTCGAGATGCATGTGCCCCAGTAGAG GTGTACCAACTGGATTTTGTGATCCTTTGCATTGGAAGGTACAGTGACCTaccaaatataccaaattttCCCATCAACAAAGGGCCTGAAGTGTTTGGCGGTCAAGTCTTACACTCCATGGATTTTGCTGCTATGGACAATGATTGTGCTGCTGAGTTCATAGAAAACAAGCGAGTTACAGTAATTGGCTTTCAGAAATCAGCGGTGGACGTCGCAGCAGAAATTGCTAGTAGAAATG GGGTGGAGCACCCATGTATGCTGGTATTCAAAACGGTGCACTGGACAGTTCCTGAGCACTTACTCCTGCTCACTTTCGGAGGTTTAACTCGCTTTTCAGAATTAATGGTTCACAAGCCTGGTGAAGGATTCTTCACTTGGATCTTAGCCACCTTGCTTTCACCTCTG CTCTggatattttcaaaattaatcgAGTGCTATCTCAAGTGGATATACCCATTGAAGAAATACAATATGATCCCTGCCCATGGGTTCCTCAAACAGATCTCCTCATGCATGTTCACGGTTTTGCCAGATAATTTTTATGGCAAAGTGAAAGAAGGAAGCCTTATCCTGAAGAAATCAGAAAGCTTCTGCTTTAATGAAAAGGGTTTAGTTATAGAAGGTGAGAGAAGCCCTATGGAAACAGACATTGTTATCTTTGCAACAGGATATAAAAGTGATGAAAAGATCAAGAACATTTTCAAATCAAACTACTTCCAGAATTGCATTACTGGGTCATCAGCCCCCTTCTACAG GGAGTGCATTCATCCTCGAATCCCACAGCTAGCTATACTTGGATATGCAGATAGTCCTGCAACTTTACATACCACAGAAATGAGAAGCAAGTGGCTGGCACATTTTCTTGCTGGAAAATTTACGTTACCAACCATAAGTGAAATGGAAGCTGATGTGAAAAAATGGGAAGAATGTATGAAGTATTATGCTAAAGAGAGCTACAGAAGATCATGCATCAGTGTGCTGCTGCAAATCCACTGCAACGATCAGTTGTGCAAGGACATGGGATacaatccaataaggaaacaTTGTTATCTTGCTGAACTGTTTTCGCCTTATGGTCCTAATGATTATAAATACCTAGCTTACCAGTAA